In the Patescibacteria group bacterium genome, TTGTTTACGGAGGGCTGATGATGATAATTTCTTCCGGCAGTAGCGAAAAAGTGACAAAAGCAAAGGAAATCATTATTGGAGCAGTTATTGGGTTAGTAATCGTTTTTACTAGTTATATGATAATACAATTTACTATTGGGGCATTGGGAATAGAAGGAGAGTGGGCGACTACCGGTTGGTTTAAATAAAATTAAATATTCCCCTTATGAATGAATTCAGGCCAAACAAAATATTGTCAGCTTCAGAGATAGTGGCCGGAGAGCTTATTGAGCGGCGCCAAGAGAAGAATTTAAAGCTTAAGGATATTGCCAAAAAATTAAATATAAAGCACGAATATCTTGAGGCTCTGGAGAGTGGAGAATACAACAAATTGCCTGCCGGAGTCTATGGGAAGAATTTTTTAAGAGAATATGCCGTTTATTTGGAGCTTGACCCTAAAAAATTATTAAAAGAGCTTGAATCCGATGAGGATTGGAATAAGCCGGAAAAAAGCAAAGAAATTTTTTCCCAACAGGTTGTGAAGAAATATAATTTTTTGGTTGTCCCCAAGATAGCGCGAAGTTTTGTCATAATAGTTGTTGTTCTTGCCCTTTTTTCTTATCTTGGCTTTTGTTTGAAAGAAATAATGTCGCCCCCCTTTCTTTCCGTGATTGAGCCGTTAGACAATTCAGTTACGGAAAATAATTTTGTGATTGTTTTCGGAAAAACGGAGCCGGAAGCCCAGATTAAAATCAACGGAGAGGCAGTCGCCTTAAGTTCGGGCGAGAAAGAGGGTCTTTTTACGGAAAAAGTTAATTTAAAGACAGGCCTTAATACCATAACCATAACCGCCAAAAAAAAATATGGGCGGGAAGCCGTAATTGTCAGGCAGGTATTAGCGAATGAATAATGAGATGGTTACAAAACTATTTCTACTACAATTTGCTATTTTCAGCCGATACTTCGTCAAGCTGGTGCCCCGCAAATGCGGGGCTGGCTTTCCTAATCTCGGCTGAAAATATCTAAATTTAGTCACAAAATAGTTTTGTAACCATCTCAAACCATAATAATGTTTTGGGTAGGCCATAATTTTAGCGAATTTTCAGATTAATTTTCTGAATGATAGTAATTTGTGATTAGAAATTGGTCCCGCGCCTTATTTAATTATTGAAGCGGGATCCCGCTATGGCGGTGATAATTTGGGGAAGCGTTAAACTTGCTGGTATAATATTCCCGTCTGCCGACAGGCAGGCAAATTACTAATTACTAATTATTAATATTTTATGCTTAAAACCACAGGGGGAAATGTTTTACTTGATGCCGGTTTCGTATTAAGCAAAGCAAAAATAGGGGAAAATTTAAAGGTAGCTGATTTGGGTTGCGGCGCTTCCGGCCATTTTGTTTTTCCTTCGGCGAAACTGGTCGGCAAGAGAGGCGTGGTTTACGCGGTTGATATATTAAAAACCGTCTTGGAAGAAATAAAAAGAAGGGCCAGGCAGGAGAATATAGATAATATTCAGACAATTTGGAGCAATCTGGAAATTTTTAAGGCTACTAAAATAGAATCGGGCAGCCTTGACGCGGCTTTTCTGATAAACACCCTGTATCAATCCCACAAAAGAGTTGAAATTTTAAGAGAGGCTGTAAGAATGCTCAAAAAAGGAGCAAAATTACTGGTGGTGGAATGGCAGAATGTTTCCTCCCCTTTCGGGCCTCCGCCTGAAGAAAGGGTTAAAATTGATTTGTTGAAGGCCGGGGCAAAAAAATTAGGCTTGGAAATAGAGGAAGAATTTGAAGCCGGGCAGCACCATTACGGAATTTTATTTGTTAAATTATAAAAATAAAATAACAAAATAATAAAATAACAAAATAATAAAATAGTAGAGCATTAAAACAATTTATTTTTATATTATTTTATTATTTTATTTTTAAGATCATGGGAAATCTTTTATCTTTAAAATTTTGGTTTAACTTAAGGCCGGGAGCTCTCTTGCCGGTTTACCAAAAGACTTTTGTCATTTTTATTTTAGGCCTGGTTGTTTTTTATTTTTTTTGCCGTTTTTTCATCGGAAGAAAAAAAGGGCTTTATACTTTTTTTTGGCGCCGTTTGCAGTCTTTTTCTTTGGCTAACGCCATTATCGGCTTGGTTTTGCTTTTTTTCAGCTATGAGTTAATTCCCTTTTTATCTTCCCGTTTTTGGTTTTTATTGTGGGCGATAATTATGTTGGTTTGGCTCGTTTTTATCGTTAAGTCTTTGTTGACAATACCGGACAAGAAGAAAAAGTTTGAAGAAGAAAAAGAGTACAAAAAATATATACCGTAAAAATAATAAAATAATAAAATAATAAGAAGGCTGGTTATGAGCCTTCTTATTTTAAATTTATGAATTACAGGCGGGAAGTTGGAAAATTCGGGGAAAATTTGGTTAAAAATTACTTATTGAAGAAAGGTTATGAGATTTTGGGTGAAAATGTGAAGATAAGCTTCCAGGAGATAGATATTATAGCCAAAGAGGGAAAAATTTTTGTTTTTGTTGAGGTAAAAACCAAGTTATCCTCGGCTTTTGGCAAGGCCGAAGACGCTTTTGATTTTAGAAAATCCGGCCATCTGGGAAAGGCCCTGGAACTTTATATTTACAAAAATGATTTGGACGAAAATTTAATCCGATTAGACTTCATTTCCGTTGATATTAACCGAGAGAAAAAAATGGCTAAGATTAAACATTATAAGGATATAATTTAAAAATTTTTAAAAAAACAAACCAATTTATCCCTAGTTTTTACACATTTTTTTGCACAGTTTTTTTAGGCTTTCCCCCAGCTTATTAACCATTTATTTACTTGACGAAGAAAAGCGGGGCAGATAAAGTTAAACTATCATTAGTTATTAGGGCTAAAAAGGTCAAATCGGCCTGGCTGGTCTGTACCCCATTAGCCCTAATTAACCAATGATTATAAATCAGAAAGATAAAATATTAACAATTAAAAAAGAAATTATTTAAAATAGACAAAGGA is a window encoding:
- a CDS encoding class I SAM-dependent methyltransferase; amino-acid sequence: MLKTTGGNVLLDAGFVLSKAKIGENLKVADLGCGASGHFVFPSAKLVGKRGVVYAVDILKTVLEEIKRRARQENIDNIQTIWSNLEIFKATKIESGSLDAAFLINTLYQSHKRVEILREAVRMLKKGAKLLVVEWQNVSSPFGPPPEERVKIDLLKAGAKKLGLEIEEEFEAGQHHYGILFVKL
- a CDS encoding YraN family protein → MNYRREVGKFGENLVKNYLLKKGYEILGENVKISFQEIDIIAKEGKIFVFVEVKTKLSSAFGKAEDAFDFRKSGHLGKALELYIYKNDLDENLIRLDFISVDINREKKMAKIKHYKDII
- a CDS encoding helix-turn-helix domain-containing protein codes for the protein MNEFRPNKILSASEIVAGELIERRQEKNLKLKDIAKKLNIKHEYLEALESGEYNKLPAGVYGKNFLREYAVYLELDPKKLLKELESDEDWNKPEKSKEIFSQQVVKKYNFLVVPKIARSFVIIVVVLALFSYLGFCLKEIMSPPFLSVIEPLDNSVTENNFVIVFGKTEPEAQIKINGEAVALSSGEKEGLFTEKVNLKTGLNTITITAKKKYGREAVIVRQVLANE